In Fundidesulfovibrio putealis DSM 16056, the following proteins share a genomic window:
- a CDS encoding nucleotide-binding protein encodes MRWLHWILQGKGGVGKSFAAYILFQYFSLKNAKVYGIDTDPINPTFGGYKEFNVEILPLMVRDEIEPRAFDLVVERSVAMGDGSHVVVDSGSSTFKPASKYLHEGGVIDEVIRANNVSLVIHTVINGGPALQDTIDGLVTLATNFTDIPIVVWLNPKDGYIQSNGHGFYDFLAYKNHSSQFHSVIELPHLSYATYGKDLVDHLARKQSFDAAIHSSLSIMTRHRLGKYWEAVVAELDKANLLEIA; translated from the coding sequence ATGCGCTGGCTACATTGGATTCTCCAGGGAAAGGGCGGAGTTGGAAAGTCTTTCGCCGCATACATTCTGTTCCAGTATTTCTCGCTCAAGAACGCAAAAGTTTACGGGATAGACACAGATCCAATCAATCCAACGTTTGGAGGGTATAAGGAGTTCAATGTCGAAATTCTTCCATTGATGGTCAGGGACGAAATCGAGCCTCGTGCGTTTGATCTTGTTGTCGAGCGTTCTGTAGCGATGGGCGATGGCAGTCATGTTGTAGTTGACTCTGGCTCGTCTACATTTAAACCAGCATCAAAGTACCTACATGAAGGCGGTGTGATTGACGAAGTAATCCGCGCCAACAATGTATCACTTGTGATTCACACGGTGATCAACGGTGGACCTGCGCTTCAAGATACGATTGATGGGCTTGTCACCCTCGCAACAAACTTCACAGACATTCCAATTGTCGTGTGGCTCAATCCGAAAGATGGCTATATTCAATCCAATGGTCATGGTTTCTATGACTTCTTGGCGTACAAAAACCATTCTTCGCAATTCCACTCCGTTATCGAGTTGCCTCACCTCAGCTACGCTACATACGGAAAAGACCTTGTAGATCATCTAGCGCGTAAGCAGTCATTTGATGCGGCCATCCATTCCAGTCTTTCGATCATGACCCGTCATCGGCTTGGGAAATACTGGGAAGCCGTCGTAGCAGAATTGGACAAGGCCAACCTGCTGGAGATCGCATGA
- the trbB gene encoding P-type conjugative transfer ATPase TrbB, with product MGPVVMDALRDPDVQEIMLNPDGSLWIERFGEPMSQMGSLTADQGRRVVSLVASALGTTITRENPIVEGELPLDGSRFEGTDSPIARGPSFTIRKKPATVFPLESYVEKGILDSECLDFLHEAIRRRCNILVVGGTGSGKTTFVNALIEALSRLCPDERVVAMEDVSELQVASLNRVVFRTSDNVNMQRLTTVTMRYRPDRIIVGEVRDGAALDLLKAWNTGHPGGLATLHADSAVDALGRLEDLVAERLTSPMHRLISRAINIIVFIEKTPRGRQISQVALVHGYDHERHSYSLEYIFNKKEKSNGQKWYQKYISQGEAA from the coding sequence ATGGGACCTGTCGTCATGGATGCCCTTCGCGATCCAGATGTTCAGGAAATCATGCTGAACCCGGACGGTTCTTTGTGGATTGAGCGGTTTGGGGAACCCATGAGCCAGATGGGCAGCCTGACTGCCGACCAAGGACGTCGGGTCGTTTCCTTGGTCGCTTCGGCACTGGGAACCACCATCACCAGGGAGAACCCCATCGTGGAAGGAGAGCTGCCTCTCGATGGCAGCAGGTTCGAGGGTACGGATTCTCCCATTGCTCGCGGCCCTTCCTTCACGATCCGCAAGAAGCCCGCCACAGTCTTTCCGCTCGAATCCTACGTGGAGAAAGGCATTCTGGACAGTGAATGCCTGGACTTTCTGCATGAGGCAATCCGCCGCAGGTGCAACATCCTGGTTGTCGGCGGTACAGGCTCCGGGAAGACCACATTTGTCAACGCCCTCATCGAAGCACTTTCACGGCTTTGCCCTGACGAGAGGGTCGTGGCCATGGAGGACGTCAGCGAACTCCAGGTGGCCAGCTTGAACCGCGTGGTGTTCCGTACCTCGGACAACGTGAACATGCAGCGCCTGACCACCGTGACCATGCGTTACCGACCGGACAGGATCATCGTCGGCGAAGTTCGCGATGGGGCGGCTCTCGACCTCCTCAAGGCATGGAATACCGGCCACCCCGGCGGATTGGCCACCCTTCACGCGGACAGCGCCGTCGACGCCCTGGGCAGGCTCGAAGACCTGGTAGCCGAACGCTTAACCTCTCCGATGCACCGCCTGATCAGTCGGGCCATCAACATCATCGTATTCATAGAAAAGACGCCTCGTGGACGTCAGATATCGCAAGTGGCCCTTGTGCATGGCTACGACCACGAAAGGCACTCTTACTCATTGGAGTACATCTTCAACAAGAAAGAAAAATCCAACGGTCAGAAATGGTATCAAAAGTACATTTCACAAGGGGAGGCCGCATAA
- a CDS encoding TraK family protein gives MASKREFVRQQRDQPMKSDSPAKYLTRRGRAYIEVSALKDSIEEWLRDGFNVMSIYKLLAAKKQISGTYGYRTFLRAVERVISDTNERVILLESDARAVLPGLSEEREASAPDSLIPFAFEDSLVRATADGQGNPWFVANDVCKVLGLANPRDAVSALDEDEKGVATTDTLGGQQKVLTISESGLYSLVFRSRKPQARSFRKWVTAEVLPTIRRTGRYEAPPEKILSPATPPLGLPEEACNLPPAIRVQVLTCAVEAAKLEDSGTGAIEGYFRRYCQLVAFSPDAQSAEESSNGDLQMNS, from the coding sequence ATGGCCTCCAAACGGGAGTTCGTTCGTCAACAGCGTGACCAGCCAATGAAATCAGACTCACCAGCAAAGTATTTAACTCGGCGCGGACGTGCCTACATCGAGGTGTCCGCGTTGAAAGACAGCATAGAAGAGTGGCTACGAGATGGATTCAACGTGATGTCCATCTACAAGCTCCTTGCAGCGAAAAAGCAGATTTCAGGAACTTACGGATACAGAACATTTCTGCGGGCGGTGGAAAGAGTGATTTCAGACACGAACGAAAGAGTAATTCTCCTCGAAAGTGACGCCAGGGCAGTGCTTCCAGGTCTTTCGGAGGAAAGGGAAGCGTCTGCACCCGACAGCCTTATCCCATTCGCTTTCGAGGACTCCTTGGTCCGGGCCACGGCGGACGGACAGGGAAATCCTTGGTTCGTGGCCAATGACGTTTGCAAGGTTCTGGGATTAGCCAATCCCAGGGATGCCGTCAGCGCACTGGATGAAGACGAAAAGGGGGTCGCTACTACCGACACCCTTGGCGGACAGCAGAAGGTTCTGACTATCTCCGAGTCCGGCTTGTACTCCTTGGTTTTCCGCAGCCGCAAACCTCAGGCCCGGTCTTTCCGCAAATGGGTCACTGCCGAAGTCCTGCCAACGATTCGCCGCACAGGCCGTTACGAGGCTCCGCCGGAGAAGATCCTTTCGCCCGCAACGCCCCCTCTAGGCCTCCCCGAAGAGGCTTGCAATCTCCCTCCGGCCATCCGCGTCCAGGTCCTTACATGCGCCGTAGAGGCAGCCAAGCTGGAGGACTCAGGAACCGGTGCCATTGAAGGTTACTTCCGGCGCTACTGCCAACTAGTTGCATTCTCACCGGATGCCCAAAGCGCCGAAGAATCTTCAAACGGCGACCTACAAATGAACTCCTAA
- a CDS encoding TrbC/VirB2 family protein, whose protein sequence is MRRAAYFSIGFVTLFLTFCPEAMASGGITEFSSPLEKVVGTITGPAGRWIAIAGMAIVGLVYIFNKEDIAGGVKLLLNVVFAICFIAFATGIVDSIFSFSGAVL, encoded by the coding sequence ATGCGTCGTGCTGCATATTTCTCTATCGGATTCGTAACGCTGTTTCTGACGTTCTGCCCCGAAGCTATGGCTTCTGGGGGGATAACGGAATTTTCATCGCCGCTTGAAAAGGTGGTGGGCACAATCACCGGCCCTGCCGGGCGATGGATCGCCATTGCTGGCATGGCCATTGTCGGCTTGGTCTACATCTTCAACAAGGAGGACATCGCAGGCGGCGTCAAACTGCTTTTGAACGTCGTCTTCGCCATTTGCTTCATTGCCTTCGCCACGGGCATCGTTGACAGCATCTTCTCGTTCTCTGGAGCAGTGCTGTGA
- the trbD gene encoding conjugal transfer protein TrbD, which produces MGAERELALSIGLISFVVGFGGMTWVAGITAVLFYFSAMLVARRMAKADPLMVRVWLRHHKQQLFYPAKSGIWRKS; this is translated from the coding sequence ATGGGGGCCGAACGGGAGCTGGCGTTGTCCATCGGATTGATCTCCTTTGTGGTGGGCTTCGGCGGCATGACGTGGGTGGCGGGCATCACGGCTGTCCTGTTCTACTTCAGCGCAATGCTCGTCGCCAGACGGATGGCCAAAGCCGATCCTCTGATGGTCCGCGTCTGGCTGCGCCACCATAAGCAGCAACTGTTCTACCCGGCCAAGTCCGGCATCTGGAGAAAATCCTGA
- a CDS encoding TraK family protein: MKSKNQFDETPSKYVSKRGLAFTEVAALKEEITRWIKDGFSALAIWKLLTEKKRISNLYGYRTFLRAVYRMIPDADNIVSRPTPGRGKKHTDTSRGGDNKQFQTVSNTKLI, from the coding sequence ATGAAATCCAAAAACCAATTTGATGAAACTCCATCGAAGTATGTGAGCAAGCGTGGCCTTGCTTTTACGGAAGTGGCAGCTCTCAAGGAAGAAATCACAAGATGGATCAAAGATGGATTCAGCGCATTGGCGATATGGAAGCTTCTTACCGAGAAAAAGAGAATATCAAATTTGTATGGATATAGAACATTCCTCCGCGCTGTGTACAGAATGATTCCTGATGCAGACAATATTGTATCAAGGCCAACTCCTGGCAGGGGGAAAAAGCATACTGACACAAGCCGTGGTGGCGATAATAAACAGTTTCAGACCGTCTCAAACACTAAGCTGATCTAG